The Palaemon carinicauda isolate YSFRI2023 chromosome 37, ASM3689809v2, whole genome shotgun sequence genome contains a region encoding:
- the LOC137629141 gene encoding uncharacterized protein, with amino-acid sequence MSARRWLFVVSALAAITSSASAESRPASESLAQALLDLESALNGTNFCYSRIKSLWAAAAERKIRLDEMQDAIFLSMNKLAKLEASSPMLKECPAPFKKVAGGCFHNPEEKLKKWTDARLACGKLGGDLAYPRDLDAFRQWAGGLRSDYGYYYLGGRSDPDKEFPEFRWVDGRRILKEEKYRTEFLVISDMFCITMENQSRKEIKNKGCDDHKRWYICEIKIKENK; translated from the exons ATGAGCGCGAGAAGGTGGCTGTTCGTAGTTTCAGCTTTGGCTGCGATAACTTCAAGCGCGAGTGCAGAATCTCGCCCTGCTTCGGAAAGCTTGGCACAAGCTCTGCTCGATCTGGAATCGGCTCTTAATGGCACCAACTTCTGTTATTCAAGAATCAAGTCACTGTGGGCAGCGGCCGCGGAGCGTAAAATCCGACTGGACGAGATGCAAGACGCCATCTTTCTGTCCATGAACAAACTGGCGAAGTTGGAAGCTTCGTCTCCCATGTTGAAAG AGTGTCCCGCCCCTTTCAAGAAGGTGGCCGGAGGCTGTTTCCACAATCCAGAAGAAAAACTCAAGAAGTGGACTGACGCCCGATTGGCCTGCGGGAAGCTGGGCGGAGATCTTGCCTATCCCAGAGACTTAGATGCCTTTAGGCAATGGGCTGGAGGACTGCGGTCAG aCTACGGTTACTACTACCTGGGCGGGCGGTCTGATCCGGATAAGGAATTCCCCGAATTCCGATGGGTAGACGGACGCCGGATCCTGAAAGAAGAGAAATACCGGACCGAATTTCTCGTTATTAGCGACATGTTTTGCATAACGATGGAAAACCAAAGCAGGAAAGAGATTAAGAACAAGGGTTGTGATGATCACAAAAGATGGTATATTTGTGAgattaaaataaaggaaaataagtaG